A window of Streptomyces sp. NBC_01689 genomic DNA:
GCACCCTCCACGTGGAAGGGGCCGGTCTGCGGATTCAGGAAGGGGAACTCGCAGACCTCGGACACCAGGTCCTTCTCGGACCGCACCCGTCCGGCGAAGCAGTCCTCCGTGTACAGGTCGAGGACCGTGCCCGGAGCGATGCGCGCCACCGGTGGTGCTCCGCCGAACGTCCAGGCGTACTCGCCGGGTTCGGGCCGTACGGTCAGGATCCGGGGGTCGCTCATCGCTGGGTGGCTCCGCTCTGTCGAAGATCGGGGGAAGGGGCCTCGTCGAGGTGGACACGGGCGGTGTCGGCTATGCGCCCGGGGTGACGGCGCGCGAGGACGATCAGCACCACGACCCCGGCCAGCATCCAGACCCCGACGATCGGCCCCGCGTACGACACGGGTGCGGTGAGCTCCGAGACGAAGTCGAAGACGGGCAGGCCCGCGGCGGTCAACAGGGCCGGGACGAAGGCGACGATGCCCAGCAGCGGGAACAGCAGATGACGTACCGGATGGAACAACTCGCGTCCGCGGCGCAGGAAATAGCCCGCACAGGCGAGGTTCACCACGATGTACACGCCGATCACCACTGTGACGATCACCGTCGCCAGCAGTAGGAACGCCGTCACCGGGTCGTAGGCGAAGCCGAGACCGAGCATGGCCGCGACCGCCACGGCGCACTGCACGGCGACTCCGGCGACGGGGGAGCGGTGCCGGGGATGCAGGCGCGTGAACAGCTCGGGGAAGACCTTGATCCGGGCGAGGGCGAAGGCGGTCCGGGTGGAGACGGTCGCGCAGGCGTTGGCGTTGGCGATCGTCGAGTTGACCACGGCCAGGAACACGAGCACCCAGAACAGCCCGAACGAGGCGCGGGCCACACCCTCCCACGACGCGGCTCCGGAGGCCGAGAACCCGGCGAAGCGGTCCGGGCCGACGTAGACGGTCATGGCGTAGGTGGTGAGGACGTAGACCAGGCCGATCGCCAGAGCCGCGCCGAGGACCGCCCGATGCATGGTCCGGCGCGGGTCCTTGGTCTCCTCGGCGAGCGGGGCCGCCGCCTCGAACCCGGCGAAGGCCAGCACGGTGTAGACCGATCCCGCGAACACGCCGCCGATGCCTTCGTGTCCGGAGGCGGTGTGCGACGTCCCGAAGACCGACAGGGTGTTGTCACCGCCCGCCTTGACGATCAGCCACAGGGCGAAGACGACGAAGACCAGGACCTCGAAGACCCCGAGGACGGTCCCGAAGCGGGCCGAGGCGCGCACCCCGAAGTAGCCCGCGAGCGCGATCACCGCGGCGCCGGCGAGCGACCAGGGCCACCACAGGTCGTCCGGGTACGCGGACCACTCCTGGTGCAATGTGCCGGCGGTGGTGAACCCGAGTTGCAGGAGCAGCAGCGGAGGCACCAGGGCTTCGACGAACACATAGCCCCAGCCGACCAGAAATCCTACAGTCGGGTGCAGTCCCTGCGCCGCGTACGTGGACACCGACCCCGCGGAGGGCAGTTGCCGTGCGAGCTCGGCCACGCACGACGCGGTGAAAAGGCACGCGACGAGGGCGATCAGTACGGACAGTGGCAGGCTGCCGCCCGCGAACGGTGCGCCCGACGGGATGGATGCGGCGACCGCGGCGGCCGGCGCCATGGCCGTGACACTCTGGAACAGGACCTCGCGCAGGCCGATGGCGTCGCGCCGCAGCCCCGGAACCGTCTCCCCCGACATGTGATCCCCCGATCCGCCTGGACACCGAGCCGTCGGCCCGATGGCTGCGCCTCGCGTGAATCACGTTACGGCGCCCGCCGGTTGGGCCGGAAGAGCGAGGCGTGAGTCGGTGGACAACTGCGGGGCTGTGGATACGGCGGTCACCCGGGCGAGGGAACGGGAGCCTCATGGTCACGGCCCGCGGACCCTGACCCTGCAGCGCGACCGCGACCGCGACCGCGACCGCGACCGCGACCGCGACCGCGACCGCGACCGAGGACCGGGCACCGCGGGAGTGGGGCTGTGGCCGTGGGCTGAGACCTCCGGTCGGACCCTGGGCTACGACCGCTCCGCGACCGACGAGGGATCGTCGAGCACGGCCCGCACCACCGAATGAGCGGCCCCCAGCAGCGGCCCCTGCGGACCCAGCCGTGAGACGGACACCGCACAGGCCGGACCCGCCGTACGTCGCGCCAGCTCGTCCTCGAGCGACGGCAGCAGCCACGGCGCGAGGCCGGAGAGCGCTCCGCCCAGGACCACGGTCTCCGGGTCCAGCAGGTTGACCGCCCCGGTCAGTGCGATGCCGAGCGCGGTCCCGGCGTCCCGCAGGGCTCGTCGTACCCGTTCGTCGCCGCGTGCGGCGCGCTCGGCCAGTACCCCGACCCGGTCGCCATCCGGTTCCAGTCCGGCCGCCCGCAGGACGGCCTCCTCGCCCGCGTACTGTTCGAGGCATCCGTGTCCGCCGCACGGACACGCCGGTCCGTCGGGACGCACCGGCACATGGCCCAGCTCGCCGGCGAAACCCCGTGTTCCGCGCAGCAGGTGCCCGTCCACCAACACCGCCGCGCCGATGCCGATCTCCGCGGACACGTGCAGGAAGTCGCGGGCGGTCGCGTCACCCAGCCAGAGTTCCGCGAGGCCGCCGAAGTTGGCCTCGTTGTCCACGGTCAGCGGAAGTTCGGGGGGCAGCAGCGCGCCGAGGTCCGTGTCGTGCCAGTCGAGGTTGGGCGCGCGGACCACGGTCCGGGCGTCGCGTGCCACCAGGCCGGGCACGGCGACCGCGAGACCCGCGGGCCACAGTCCCTCGCGCTCGGCCTCGGCGACGACCTGGCCGACCAGTTCGGTCAGCTCGCCGACCACGGGTCCGGCCGGCCGGCCGCGGTTCGTGCCGTGCCGCACCGCGCGGGCCCGTACGTCCCCGCGCAGGTCGACCGCGCACACCGCCAGATGATCGACACCCACCTCCGCGCCGATCCCGGCCGGGCCGCGGCCGCTGACCGCGAGTGCCGAGCCGGGGCGCCCCACCCGGCCCGGACGCTCCGGTCCGAGCTCCTCGAGGAGCCCGGAGCGGATCAACTCGTCGACCAGTGTGGAGACGGCCGCCCGGGTCAGACCGATGTGCGAGGCGACGGCCGCCCGTGACAGCGGTCCCTCGGCCCTGACGGCGTGCATGACCCGGGAGAGGTTGCGACGGCGCATGCCCTGCTGGGTGTCGGGCAGCCGGCGGCCGGAACCGTTCGGGTGGGCCTCGTGCAGCGGTGCGGTCATGCCTCCGTCAGTCCTCGTCCGGCCGGCCCTCATGGGGGCCGGCCTGGTCCGCGCG
This region includes:
- a CDS encoding APC family permease, producing the protein MSGETVPGLRRDAIGLREVLFQSVTAMAPAAAVAASIPSGAPFAGGSLPLSVLIALVACLFTASCVAELARQLPSAGSVSTYAAQGLHPTVGFLVGWGYVFVEALVPPLLLLQLGFTTAGTLHQEWSAYPDDLWWPWSLAGAAVIALAGYFGVRASARFGTVLGVFEVLVFVVFALWLIVKAGGDNTLSVFGTSHTASGHEGIGGVFAGSVYTVLAFAGFEAAAPLAEETKDPRRTMHRAVLGAALAIGLVYVLTTYAMTVYVGPDRFAGFSASGAASWEGVARASFGLFWVLVFLAVVNSTIANANACATVSTRTAFALARIKVFPELFTRLHPRHRSPVAGVAVQCAVAVAAMLGLGFAYDPVTAFLLLATVIVTVVIGVYIVVNLACAGYFLRRGRELFHPVRHLLFPLLGIVAFVPALLTAAGLPVFDFVSELTAPVSYAGPIVGVWMLAGVVVLIVLARRHPGRIADTARVHLDEAPSPDLRQSGATQR
- a CDS encoding ROK family transcriptional regulator, giving the protein MTAPLHEAHPNGSGRRLPDTQQGMRRRNLSRVMHAVRAEGPLSRAAVASHIGLTRAAVSTLVDELIRSGLLEELGPERPGRVGRPGSALAVSGRGPAGIGAEVGVDHLAVCAVDLRGDVRARAVRHGTNRGRPAGPVVGELTELVGQVVAEAEREGLWPAGLAVAVPGLVARDARTVVRAPNLDWHDTDLGALLPPELPLTVDNEANFGGLAELWLGDATARDFLHVSAEIGIGAAVLVDGHLLRGTRGFAGELGHVPVRPDGPACPCGGHGCLEQYAGEEAVLRAAGLEPDGDRVGVLAERAARGDERVRRALRDAGTALGIALTGAVNLLDPETVVLGGALSGLAPWLLPSLEDELARRTAGPACAVSVSRLGPQGPLLGAAHSVVRAVLDDPSSVAERS